A genome region from Blautia coccoides includes the following:
- a CDS encoding TetR/AcrR family transcriptional regulator has translation MSVKLLDLDPQKRDVILNAALKEFSSQGYDKASTNIIAKEAGISKPLMFHYVSSKQELFFMVYDYFSDLIKREYFEQMNFDESDIFTKLQCSYLLQLKLTEEYPWILEFHKLSRNTNSEEVNKKLDDRGKQAHANCYPKLFDNIDEHRFRKGLDINTCKQFIYWSNVGFADELLEEVRNNEISHIDYGAVTLKLNNYFAELRKIFYRSDDA, from the coding sequence ATGTCCGTAAAACTATTAGATCTGGATCCTCAAAAAAGGGACGTCATTCTAAATGCAGCATTAAAAGAATTCTCCTCACAGGGGTATGACAAAGCTTCGACGAACATTATCGCCAAAGAAGCCGGAATTTCAAAACCACTCATGTTTCACTATGTCAGCAGTAAACAGGAACTCTTTTTCATGGTATATGATTATTTTTCCGATTTGATAAAAAGGGAATATTTTGAGCAAATGAATTTTGATGAGAGTGATATTTTCACCAAACTGCAGTGTTCATATCTTCTACAACTGAAATTAACAGAAGAATATCCCTGGATATTAGAGTTTCACAAGCTCTCACGCAATACTAATTCTGAAGAGGTAAATAAGAAGCTGGATGACAGAGGAAAACAGGCACATGCAAACTGCTATCCCAAGTTATTTGACAATATAGATGAGCACAGATTCAGAAAAGGTTTAGATATAAATACATGCAAGCAATTTATTTACTGGTCCAATGTTGGTTTCGCAGATGAACTTTTAGAAGAGGTAAGAAATAATGAGATTTCTCATATTGACTATGGCGCTGTCACACTTAAATTGAATAATTACTTTGCAGAATTGCGCAAGATATTCTATAGATCAGATGATGCGTAA
- a CDS encoding DUF4177 domain-containing protein, with translation MKKYEYKFIEIPVVPEKTERMGAVKKGLLPVPFEACKEAITAEAANGWRLKQILEPRMSVYGANAYQVILEREIESR, from the coding sequence ATGAAGAAATATGAATATAAGTTTATTGAAATACCAGTGGTTCCGGAAAAAACGGAAAGGATGGGGGCAGTGAAGAAGGGGCTGCTGCCGGTTCCCTTTGAAGCCTGTAAGGAGGCAATTACAGCGGAAGCTGCCAATGGCTGGCGTTTAAAGCAGATATTGGAACCGAGAATGAGTGTATATGGTGCGAATGCCTATCAGGTGATCCTTGAGAGAGAAATAGAGTCACGTTGA
- a CDS encoding YfcC family protein — protein sequence MKKERKFKFSMPHAYVIMMTMVLISAILTWVLPAGQFDRAVDPALGRELVVAGSYHTVDANPIGPWAFCMSIFQGFVNAADIIFFLLFACGYVTLLMSTGTLNALVGSILRKIKDKDYFLIPIFFTLFALGGTTFGMNEEAWGLIPAFVAIAITLGYDRIVGSSIVILGTGVGFAAAVLNPFTVGLGSSIAGIPSVGGKITTFRIVAFVCFVAVTVIYIMHYAKKIKKDPTKSYLYGVPEPTVTASRDEVMQMPFTGRQKLTLVGFGIIIMTIAVGVAKFGFYLQQLAAVFFIGMVVTGLINKMGPSKIADSFVESSKSMVFTVLMIGFARSIEVVMSSGNIIDTAVLYLSNIVKGFPSGLSAFAMLLAQNLINFFIPSGTGQAVVTVPIMAPLADVVGLSREIAIIAYQFGDGFSKMFWPTGCAMMCGVMGIGMNKWYKFIWKLFLMWIALEVILIMGAVMVGI from the coding sequence ATGAAAAAAGAGCGGAAATTTAAATTTTCCATGCCCCATGCTTATGTGATCATGATGACAATGGTTCTTATCAGCGCCATCCTGACCTGGGTTTTACCGGCAGGGCAGTTTGACCGGGCGGTGGATCCGGCACTGGGAAGAGAATTGGTGGTAGCAGGAAGTTATCATACTGTGGATGCCAATCCCATAGGCCCCTGGGCTTTTTGTATGAGTATCTTTCAGGGATTTGTAAATGCAGCGGATATTATATTTTTCCTGCTTTTTGCCTGTGGTTACGTTACTCTGCTTATGAGTACAGGAACCCTGAATGCTTTGGTAGGCTCTATACTGAGAAAGATCAAGGACAAAGATTATTTTCTGATTCCCATATTTTTTACACTCTTTGCTCTTGGGGGAACTACGTTTGGAATGAATGAGGAGGCCTGGGGGTTGATCCCGGCATTTGTTGCCATTGCGATTACACTGGGATATGACAGGATAGTAGGGTCTTCTATCGTTATTCTGGGAACAGGCGTTGGCTTTGCAGCAGCGGTACTCAATCCCTTTACGGTTGGCCTGGGCAGCAGTATTGCAGGTATCCCAAGTGTCGGAGGGAAAATTACCACATTCCGAATCGTGGCATTTGTCTGTTTTGTGGCTGTAACAGTGATCTACATAATGCACTATGCAAAAAAAATAAAAAAAGACCCCACAAAGAGTTATCTCTACGGTGTACCGGAACCTACAGTCACTGCCAGCCGTGATGAGGTTATGCAGATGCCTTTTACAGGCAGGCAGAAACTTACTTTAGTGGGATTTGGAATTATTATCATGACGATTGCAGTGGGGGTTGCAAAGTTTGGGTTTTATCTGCAGCAGCTCGCAGCAGTATTTTTTATCGGAATGGTGGTAACAGGACTTATCAATAAAATGGGGCCGAGTAAAATTGCAGATTCTTTTGTGGAATCCTCCAAATCCATGGTATTTACTGTTCTTATGATCGGGTTTGCACGTTCTATTGAGGTGGTGATGAGCTCCGGCAATATTATTGACACAGCAGTTTTATATTTATCCAATATTGTAAAAGGATTTCCCTCCGGGCTTTCTGCATTTGCCATGCTGCTGGCACAGAACCTGATCAACTTCTTTATTCCTTCGGGAACCGGGCAGGCTGTAGTGACAGTGCCCATTATGGCGCCTCTTGCTGATGTAGTCGGACTGAGCCGTGAAATCGCCATTATAGCTTACCAGTTTGGTGACGGATTTTCTAAAATGTTCTGGCCTACAGGATGTGCCATGATGTGTGGTGTCATGGGGATTGGCATGAATAAGTGGTATAAATTTATCTGGAAATTATTTTTAATGTGGATCGCACTGGAGGTCATTCTGATCATGGGAGCAGTAATGGTAGGTATATAA